The following nucleotide sequence is from Streptomyces sp. NBC_00237.
AGTACGGTTCCCGCGCCGATGACCAGTACGGCCGAAGGTTCCACCCTCCAGGCGGTCTTCCTGGACATGGACGGCACCCTCGTCGACACCGAGGGCCTCTGGTGGGAGGCCGAGAGAGACGTCTTCGCCGCCCTCGGACACCAACTGGACGAATCCTGGCGGGACGTGGTCGTCGGCGGCCCCATGACCCGCAGCGCCGGATTCCTCATCGAGTCCACCGGTGCCGACATCACCCTCCCCGAACTGACCGTCGCCCTCAACGACAGCTTCGAGGCCCGCATCACCCGCGGCGTACCCATGATGCCGGGAGCCGCCGCCCTGCTGGCCGAGCTGCGCGCACACGCCGTCCCCACGGCCCTCGTCTCGGCCTCCCACCGGCGCATCATCGACCGCATCCTGGAATCGGTCGGCCCGCACGCCTCCTTCGACCTGACCGTCGCGGGCGACGAGATCGCCCGTACGAAGCCCCACCCCGACCCCTACCTCCACGCCGCCGGCAGCCTCGGCGCGGACCCCGCCCGCTGCGCGGTCGTCGAGGACACCGCGACCGGAGTGGCCTCCGCCGAAGCGGCGGGCTGCCGGGTCGTCGCCGTCCCCTCGGTCGCACCGATCGCCCCGGCCCAAGGGCGCGTCGTGGTCGGCTCGCTCGAAGAAGTGAACCTCGCATTTCTCCGTACGCTGTTCACGGGAATGCACTGATCCGGGCACGCAGCGTGCATTGACCGGAATGCGGAAACGCAGGGGAGCGGACCGTGCGGCATGAGTGAGATTCGCTAGGAGGAATTCACTCCTCCGTAAATGTATTCATGGGGTGAGCTTGGTCACGAGACGGCCCGCCGGTAAGGGTTCCACCACCCGAGAACCCCCGTCGGCGGGCCGTTTCGCGTGCCCTTGTGTCCGGATTCGTGGATTTGTGTACGAAAGATTCCCCGGCCCCGCCTCCACCGGAACGCCCCACCGCCGCAGGCCGAAGCGGTCGGCCCGGCGCCCCCGCACCACTAATCTCGACGCGAGAACTTCGCCGCACGCCATTGCGGTTCGGCAGCCGGCCCGGTCCGCCCGCCCCAACAAGCGGAAAAAGGCGAAGTGTTCGTACATAGCTGCATTACAGGCATTGCAGCGCCGGTCGAGGGAGAACGTCCAGGATGAACCGCAAGACTCTGGTGCTGCCGGCGATAGCCGTACTGATCACCCCCGTACTGGCCGCCTGCGGCGGCACGGACACCGCCGAAGGCGCCGGCAAGCCCATCGTCGTGGGCACCACGGACAGCTTCGTCGCCACGAAGGCCGCCCCCGCCCCCTTCGACCCGGCCCACTCCTACGACGTCGGCGCCTGGAACGTCCTGCGGCAGACCCTCCAGACCCTCATGCGCGTCCCGCGCGGCGGCGGCGAACCCGTCACCGAGGCCGCCGAGAGCTGCCAGTTCACCGACACCAAGAACACCAGCTACCGCTGCAAGCTGCGCAGCGGACTCACCTTCTCCGACGGCAAGGCCCTCAACGCCGCCGACGTGAAGTTCTCCATCGAGCGCTCCCTGAAGATCAAGGACCGGAACGGCCCGGTCTCCCTCCTCACCAACATCGACATCGTCGAGGCCAAGGGCGAGAACGAGGTGGTCTTCCACCTCAAGACCCCCGACGCCACCTTCCCGTACAAGCTGGCCACCCCCGCCGCCTCCATCGTCGACGACCAGACCTACGCCGCCGACAAGGTGCGCGCGGGCTTCGAGGTCACCGGCTCCGGACCGTACACCGTCAAGGTCGACAAGGACGGCGCGAACTTCACCAAGGCCGTCTTCACCAAGAACCCGAAGTACAAGGGCGGCGTCACGTTCAACAACGACAAGGTCGAGATCCGCTCCTACAAGGACTCCGAGTCCATGGAGAAGGCGCTGAAGAGCGGCGAGATCGACATGATGTCGCGCACCATCACCCCCCAGCAGATCACCGACCTGTCCGGCAAGCGCGACCAGGGCATCAAGCTCGTCGAACTCCCCGGACTGGAGATCCGCTACCTCGGCTTCGACACCGAGGACCCCGCCGTCAAGAACAAGGCCGTTCGCCAGGCCATGGCCACCGTCATCGACCGCACCGCCCTCGCCCGGGCCGTGTACGGAGACAGCGCCGAACCGCTCTACTCGATCATCCCCACGAGCATCTCCGGCCACAAGAACTCCTTCTTCAACAAGTACACCGCGGGTGACGTGAAGAAGGCCGGGGACCTGCTGCGCGGCGCGCGCATCACCACCCCCGTCAAGCTGACCCTGACGTACACCACCGACCACTACGGCTCCGCCACGAAGAAGGAGTTCGAGATCCTGCAGAAGCAGCTCAACGGCTCCAAGCTCTTCGACGTGACCCTCCAGGGCGTCCCGTGGAGCACCTTCAGCGAGTCGCAGAAGGCCGGAAAGTACGCCGTCTACGGCATGGGCTGGTTCCCCGACTTCACCGACGCCGACAACTACGTCGCACCGTTCCTCGACAAGTCGAACTTCCTCAACAGCCCCTACGTCAACGACCAGATCCGCACCCAGCTCATCCCGCAGTCCCGCCGCGAGCAGGACCGAGGCGCCGCCACCGGCACCTTCGAGAAGATCCAGGACATCGTCGCCGACGACGTCCCGATCCTCCCGCTCTGGCAGGGCAAGCAGTACATCGCCGCCCGCAGCGACATCACCGGCACCGAATGGGCCGTCAACTTCGCCGCCGACCTCCAGCTCTGGGAACTCGGCCGAGGCGTCGCCTGACCCCCACCCCCACCCCCATCGCCCTTCCCGCACGACGTACCACCGGTACGCACGCACGACCACACCCCCACGAAAGTCTGAGACACGCGGTGCAGATACGTAAGTGGCCGACGGCCCTCCTCACAGCAGGGCTGTCGGCCGGCCTCCTCACCGGCTGCGGAACCACCAGCAGCAGCGGTGGCGGCAGCACGAGCGGCACCGGACAGCCCGTCACCATGGGCATGTCCGACGAGATCAAGGCCACCGACCCGGCCTCCGGCTACGACCCCGGCTCCTGGCTGCTCTTCAACAACGTCTTCCAGTCCTTGCTCGCCTTCCCCAAGGGCGGCTCCGAGCCCCAGCCCGAGGCCGCCCAGAACTGCGCCTTCGACACGGGCAGCACCGTCTACCGCTGCACCCTGCGCGAGGGCCTCACCTTCAGCAACGGCAACCCGCTCACCTCCCAGGACGTCAAGTACTCCTTCGAGCGCACCCTGAAGATCAACGACCCCGCCGGGCCGGCCGTCATGCTCTCCACCATCAAGAGCATCGACACCCCCGACGACAGCAAGGTCGTCTTCCACCTCAAGGTCCCCGACGCGACCTTCCCCAGCAAGATCGCCTCCGGCGCCGGGTCCATCGTCGACCACCGCGCCTACCCCGCAGACAAGCTCCGCACCGACGGCAAGGCCGACGGCTCCGGCCCCTACCGGCTCGACTCCTTCGGCAAGGGCCAGGCCGCCTTCACCGTCAACAACGGCTACCGAGGCACCGCCAAGATCAAGAACACCGGCATGACCCTCAAGCTCTTCCACGACGACCGCAAGGCCCTCGCGCAAGCGCTCAAGAAGGGCGACATCGACTTCGCCTACCGAGGTCTCACCGCCAAGGACACCGCCGCCACCGAAGCCGAAGCCGTCAGCGGCGACCAGCGCCTGGACCCCGTCGAAGGCAGCAGCGCCGAAGTCCACCACCTCGTCTTCAACGCCAAGGACCCCGTCGTCGGCAAGCCCGGCGTCCGCCGCGCCATCGCCTACCTCGTCGACCGCGAAGCGCTCGTCCGCGACGTCTACCAGTCGACCGCCACCCCGCTCTACTCGATCGTCCCCGCGGGCATCAACGGCCACAACACCGCCTTCTTCAACCGGTACGGCAGCCGCCCCCAGCCCGCCAAGGCCCGCGAGGCCCTGCGCGGCGAAGGCATCAAGGGCAAGGTCAAGCTCACCCTCTGGGCCACCCCCAGCCGCTACGGCCCCGCCACCGTCGAGGAGTTCAAGACCCTCGCCAAGCAGCTCAACCGCAGCGGCCTCTTCGACGCCGACGTCAAGTCCGTCGAACAGGGCCAGTACGAGAAGGACATCGCCGCCGGAAAGTACGGCGCCTACGTCAAGGGCTGGGTCCCCGACTACCCGGACCCGGAGAACTTCACCCAGCCGTTCTTCGGCGAGGGCAACGTGATCTCCAACAACTACGAGAACACCGAGATCACCAACAAGCTCCTCCCCGCCAGCGCGGCCGCCGCCGACCGAGGCGCCACCTCCGAGGAGTTCAACCGCCTCCAGAACCTCGTCGCCGAGGACGTCCCCCTCCTCCCGCTCTGGCAGGGCAAGCAGTACGCCGTCGCCCGGTCGAACGTCTCCGGCCTGGAGTGGACCCTCGACACCTCGACGGTCTTCCGCTTCTGGGAGATCAGCAAGAGCTGAGCACGCCACCCGTACGCCAGTGGGGCCCGCCGGAATCCTCTCCGGCGGGCCCCACTGACGTACCGCACGGTACGAGAACGGGGCCGCGCGGAACAATTCCGCGCGGCCCCGCTCCCGTACCGCCCACGCCCCGACTACTGCGCGCCCGGCCGCACCAGACCGCTCTCGTACGCGTACACCGCGGCCTGCACCCGGTCGCGCAGCCCCAGCTTCGTCAGCACATGGCCCACATGCGTCTTGACGGTCGTCTCGCTCACGAACAGGTCCGCCGCGATCTCCGCGTTCGACAACCCGCGCGCCACCAGCTTCAGCACCTCCACCTCACGCTCGGTCAGCGTGTGCAGAGTGTCCGGCATCTCGTCCTCGCCCGACGGCAGATGATCCGCGTACTTGTCCAGCAGACGGCGCGTGATGCTCGGCGCCAGCATCGCCTCACCCGCGGCGACCACCCGGATCGCCTGCACCAACTCGTGCGCCGGAGCATCCTTCAGCAGGAACCCGCTGGCCCCCGCCCGCAGCGCCTCCACCACGTACTCGTCCAGGTCGAACGTCGTCAGCACCAGCACCTTCGCCGGACCGTCACGCCCCGGACCCGTGATCTGCCGAGTCGCCTCCACCCCGTCCATCCGCGGCATCCGGATGTCCATCAGCACCACATCGGGCTGCAACGCCCGCACCTGATCGAGCGCCTGCAAACCGTCACCGGCCTCGCCGACGACCGCAAGGTCCTGCTCGGCCTCCAGAATCATCCGGAAACCGGTACGCAGCAGGGGCTGGTCGTCGACCAGTAGGACGCGGATAGCCACAGGTACTCCTTCGCTAGACCCGCCCCATTCTGCCCTGCCCCCACTCCCGCCGACCCCGGGGCCCGCACGCGCGGACGCGCCGTGACTCGACGGGTGCCCGTGCGGGTCTGCGGACGGCCGGTCGCACAGTCCCCCGCCACCCTGAAGCCCTCTCCGCCTCCGCCGAGCCCCCTCCGCTTCCGCCGAGCCCCCTTGGACGACGGGGCCAGCCCTTCTCCGCCTCCCTCGCCCCCTTGGGCTCCGCCCCCGCCTCGCCCCCTTGGACGGCGGGGCCAGCCCCTCTCCGCTTCCGCCTCGCCCCCTTGGGCGGCGGGGCCGCCCCCCGGGGGCGGAACGGGCGGGCAAGGGGGCGGCACCCCTCGCTCCGGGCCCACCCCGGAGCACCCCCGACCAGCCCCGCCACCGGCGCACCCCTCGCAAGGGGCCCACCCCGGAGCCGCCCGCCGTTACCTCCGCCATCGGGTGCGCCGCACCCGGGTGCGCCTGCGGCGGGCTGCCCCTCCCCGCCCCTT
It contains:
- a CDS encoding ABC transporter substrate-binding protein, with the translated sequence MNRKTLVLPAIAVLITPVLAACGGTDTAEGAGKPIVVGTTDSFVATKAAPAPFDPAHSYDVGAWNVLRQTLQTLMRVPRGGGEPVTEAAESCQFTDTKNTSYRCKLRSGLTFSDGKALNAADVKFSIERSLKIKDRNGPVSLLTNIDIVEAKGENEVVFHLKTPDATFPYKLATPAASIVDDQTYAADKVRAGFEVTGSGPYTVKVDKDGANFTKAVFTKNPKYKGGVTFNNDKVEIRSYKDSESMEKALKSGEIDMMSRTITPQQITDLSGKRDQGIKLVELPGLEIRYLGFDTEDPAVKNKAVRQAMATVIDRTALARAVYGDSAEPLYSIIPTSISGHKNSFFNKYTAGDVKKAGDLLRGARITTPVKLTLTYTTDHYGSATKKEFEILQKQLNGSKLFDVTLQGVPWSTFSESQKAGKYAVYGMGWFPDFTDADNYVAPFLDKSNFLNSPYVNDQIRTQLIPQSRREQDRGAATGTFEKIQDIVADDVPILPLWQGKQYIAARSDITGTEWAVNFAADLQLWELGRGVA
- a CDS encoding ABC transporter substrate-binding protein, whose amino-acid sequence is MQIRKWPTALLTAGLSAGLLTGCGTTSSSGGGSTSGTGQPVTMGMSDEIKATDPASGYDPGSWLLFNNVFQSLLAFPKGGSEPQPEAAQNCAFDTGSTVYRCTLREGLTFSNGNPLTSQDVKYSFERTLKINDPAGPAVMLSTIKSIDTPDDSKVVFHLKVPDATFPSKIASGAGSIVDHRAYPADKLRTDGKADGSGPYRLDSFGKGQAAFTVNNGYRGTAKIKNTGMTLKLFHDDRKALAQALKKGDIDFAYRGLTAKDTAATEAEAVSGDQRLDPVEGSSAEVHHLVFNAKDPVVGKPGVRRAIAYLVDREALVRDVYQSTATPLYSIVPAGINGHNTAFFNRYGSRPQPAKAREALRGEGIKGKVKLTLWATPSRYGPATVEEFKTLAKQLNRSGLFDADVKSVEQGQYEKDIAAGKYGAYVKGWVPDYPDPENFTQPFFGEGNVISNNYENTEITNKLLPASAAAADRGATSEEFNRLQNLVAEDVPLLPLWQGKQYAVARSNVSGLEWTLDTSTVFRFWEISKS
- a CDS encoding response regulator transcription factor, with protein sequence MAIRVLLVDDQPLLRTGFRMILEAEQDLAVVGEAGDGLQALDQVRALQPDVVLMDIRMPRMDGVEATRQITGPGRDGPAKVLVLTTFDLDEYVVEALRAGASGFLLKDAPAHELVQAIRVVAAGEAMLAPSITRRLLDKYADHLPSGEDEMPDTLHTLTEREVEVLKLVARGLSNAEIAADLFVSETTVKTHVGHVLTKLGLRDRVQAAVYAYESGLVRPGAQ
- a CDS encoding HAD family phosphatase, translating into MTSTVPAPMTSTAEGSTLQAVFLDMDGTLVDTEGLWWEAERDVFAALGHQLDESWRDVVVGGPMTRSAGFLIESTGADITLPELTVALNDSFEARITRGVPMMPGAAALLAELRAHAVPTALVSASHRRIIDRILESVGPHASFDLTVAGDEIARTKPHPDPYLHAAGSLGADPARCAVVEDTATGVASAEAAGCRVVAVPSVAPIAPAQGRVVVGSLEEVNLAFLRTLFTGMH